One Kazachstania africana CBS 2517 chromosome 5, complete genome DNA window includes the following coding sequences:
- the MHO1 gene encoding Mho1p (similar to Saccharomyces cerevisiae YJR008W; ancestral locus Anc_5.156): MKSKTSIRKASHAGTWYLQNSTQLQTQLQSNLNATKLVQPIKGSRIIISPHAGYRYCGNVMAYSYASMDLTKFKNASDDKIRVFILGPSHHIYFRDKILVSSFEEVETPLGNLTVDREVVDELIKKNHNDKKVFELLDKDVDLDEHSLEMQFSMLAQTLHWRSVDLSKVKVIPMLVSHNSETVDSKVAGFLKPYLNDGKSFFIISSDFCHWGRRFEYTGYVGNEDDLNEAMNEETEIEMLTSRSKLSHHQISIWKSIELLDKYAMKVLSGEEIKKETDSNEPNEDLTLYEKWKEYLDITGNTICGQNPIKLILKLLEELNEDEKFEFEWLNYSQSSKVSSIEESSVSYASGCVRIK; this comes from the coding sequence ATGAAGTCTAAGACAAGTATACGTAAGGCTAGTCATGCCGGTACATGgtatttacaaaattctACACAGTTACAAACGCAGttacaatcaaatttgaatgctACAAAATTGGTTCAACCCATTAAGGGTTCcagaataataatatcgCCACATGCTGGTTACAGATATTGTGGTAACGTAATGGCATATTCATATGCATCCATGGATTTGactaaattcaaaaatgcTAGTGATGATAAGATTAGGGTATTTATATTGGGACCATCCCATCATATCTACTTCCGGGATAAAATCTTggtttcatcatttgaagaGGTGGAAACACCATTAGGGAACTTGACAGTGGATCGAGAAGTTGTAGATgaattgataaagaaaaatcataatgataagaaagtttttgaattattgGATAAGGATGTAGATTTGGATGAACATTCATTGGAAATGCAATTCTCCATGTTGGCTCAGACATTGCATTGGAGATCTGTCGATTTGAGTAAAGTTAAAGTTATTCCGATGTTAGTGTCGCATAATAGTGAAACTGTCGATTCAAAAGTTGCAGGATTTCTAAAGCCATATTTAAATGATGgaaaatcatttttcattattagtAGTGATTTCTGTCACTGGGGGAGAAGATTCGAATACACGGGATACGTGGggaatgaagatgatttgaatGAGGCAATGAATGAAGAAACGGAAATTGAGATGTTAACTTCTAGAAGTAAACTTTCACATCatcaaatatcaatttgGAAATCGATTGAATTGCTGGACAAGTATGCGATGAAAGTATTGAGTGgtgaagaaattaagaaagaGACGGATAGTAATGAACcaaatgaagatttgacattgtatgaaaaatggaaagaatATTTGGACATTACTGGGAATACCATTTGTGGTCAAAACCCaatcaaattaattttgaagttattgGAAGAgttaaatgaagatgaaaaattcgaatTTGAATGGTTAAATTATTCACAAAGTTCTAAAGTTAGTAGTATCGAAGAAAGCAGTGTTAGTTACGCCTCTGGATGTGTAAGAATTAAGTAG
- the SPC1 gene encoding signal peptidase complex subunit SPC1 (similar to Saccharomyces cerevisiae SPC1 (YJR010C-A); ancestral locus Anc_5.151), producing the protein MEVFQELSQKLVFPIDYKSQKYIGKQMNVAIAAVGIAATVYGYMTGSIQNLLICYIAGLLGTCIWLVPAYPAYRKHNLKFVEKPVINITTD; encoded by the coding sequence ATGGAAGTGTTTCAGGAGTTATCACAGAAATTGGTATTCCCAATCGACTATAAATCCCAGAAATATATTGGTAAGCAAATGAATGTAGCCATTGCCGCAGTCGGCATCGCAGCTACTGTGTACGGATATATGACCGGTTCTATTCAAAACCTATTGATATGCTACATTGCTGGTTTATTGGGAACATGCATATGGTTAGTTCCAGCGTATCCAGCCTACAGAAAGcataatttaaaatttgtcGAGAAGCCAGTAATCAACATCACCACCGATTGA
- the HIP1 gene encoding histidine permease (similar to Saccharomyces cerevisiae HIP1 (YGR191W); ancestral locus Anc_5.158), with protein sequence MVEETTSSDFKNEKWTLKEESQDIPSITETRQEEEETLNNTNLSKNLSVRHLVTLAVGGSIGTGLFVNSGTALSDGGPASLVVGWVIISTCLFTVINSLGELAAAFPIVGGFNVYITRFVDPSVGFAVNLNYLAQWLVLLPLELVAASLTIKYWNDKINSDAWVAIFYVTIVLANMLEVKSFGETEFVLSMVKILAIIGFTILGIVLASGGGPSGGYLGFKYWNNPGAFVGGTNASKFKGLCSVFVTAAFSFSGIEMIAVSAAESKNPRKVIPKAAKRTFWLVTSSYVVILTLVGCLVPYNDSRLLNAATSVDAAASPLVIAIENGGIKGLPSLMNAIILIAIVSVANSAVYACSRCMVSMAHIGNLPKVLSKVDKKGRPMNALIVTLIFGLLSFIAASDKQNEVFTWLSALSGLSTIFCWMAINYSLIRFRRAMQVQNRSLDELPYLSQTGIWGAWYGVLVLFLVIVASFWTSMFPLGSAHADAESFFESFLSLPILLVCYFGHKLYFARNWRLQIGAEEMDIDSGRKIIDEEGLKQEREEEEKAMNSSFLIKFWHVWC encoded by the coding sequence ATGGTTGAAGAAACTACTTCATCagattttaaaaatgaaaaatggaCATTGAAGGAGGAGTCCCAGGACATACCGTCCATAACAGAAACCCGTCAGGAGGAAGAGGAGACCCTAAATAACACAAATTTGAGCAAAAATCTCTCTGTACGTCATTTGGTGACGCTGGCAGTTGGTGGTTCGATTGGTACGGGTCTTTTCGTTAATTCTGGTACAGCTTTGAGTGACGGTGGTCCAGCTTCCTTAGTGGTGGGCTGGGTCATTATTAGTACATGTCTTTTCACTGTCATTAATTCGCTAGGTGAGCTAGCGGCTGCTTTCCCCATTGTTGGTGGGTTCAACGTCTACATCACCAGATTTGTTGATCCATCCGTCGGTTTTGCAGttaatttaaattatttagCACAATGGTTGGTCCTTCTTCCGTTGGAATTAGTCGCAGCTTCCTTAACTATCAAATATTGGAACGACAAAATCAACTCAGACGCATGGGTAGCAATTTTTTACGTTACCATTGTCCTGGCAAATATGTTAGAAGTTAAATCATTTGGTGAAACTGAATTCGTATTATCAatggtgaaaattttaGCAATCATCGGTTTTACCATCTTGGGTATTGTTCTGGCCTCAGGAGGTGGTCCATCCGGTGGTTATCTAGGTTTCAAATACTGGAATAACCCAGGTGCATTCGTCGGTGGTACAAATGCTTCCAAATTTAAAGGTCTATGTTCTGTCTTCGTTACTGCCgctttctctttctctgGTATTGAAATGATTGCTGTTTCAGCTGCTGAAAGTAAAAATCCAAGAAAAGTCATTCCAAAAGCTGCTAAGAGAACATTTTGGTTGGTCACTTCATCCTACGTTGTCATTTTAACTCTAGTTGGTTGTCTTGTTCCATATAACGATTCAAGATTGTTGAATGCCGCAACTTCTGTTGATGCTGCCGCTTCTCCACTAGTCATtgcaattgaaaatggtgGTATCAAAGGTTTACCTTCCTTAATGAACGCTATCATCTTAATTGCTATTGTATCTGTCGCTAATAGTGCGGTCTACGCTTGTTCAAGATGTATGGTTTCCATGGCACACATAGGTAATTTACCAAAAGTTTTGAGTAAAGTCGATAAGAAAGGTAGACCAATGAACGCATTGATTGTTACATTAATTTTCGGTCTTCTTTCGTTCATTGCTGCAAGTGACAAACAAAATGAAGTTTTCACGTGGTTAAGTGCTTTATCTGGTCTTTctacaattttttgttgGATGGCAATTAATTACTCTTTGATCAGATTCCGTAGAGCCATGCAAGTACAAAATAGAAGCTTAGATGAATTACCATACTTATCGCAAACAGGTATCTGGGGTGCATGGTATGGTGTCCTTGTTCTATTTTTAGTCATCGTCGCCTCTTTTTGGACTTCCATGTTCCCACTTGGTTCAGCTCATGCAGATGCAGAAtcattctttgaaagtttcttATCGTTGCCTATTTTACTAGTCTGTTATTTTGGTCACAAACTATATTTTGCAAGAAATTGGAGATTACAAATTGGTGCAGAAGAAATGGATATCGATTCAGGTAGAAAGATAATAGACGAAGAAGGATTAAaacaagaaagagaagaagaagaaaaagccATGAACAGTTCATTCCTCATCAAATTCTGGCACGTTTGGTGTTAA
- the VTC4 gene encoding Vtc4p (similar to Saccharomyces cerevisiae VTC4 (YJL012C); ancestral locus Anc_5.161), translating into MKFGDHLRKSLIRQYSFYYIAYDDLKNELEEGLKKNNDEWSQDLETSFLGLLEVELDKVYSFCKVKRGELVRRVRDVAKEVHNTVNLLDSNTPPTQIDFEILEEELSEIIADVHDLAKFARLNYTGFEKIIKKHDKKTNFILKPIFQVRLDAKPFFKENYDELVVKISQLYDIVRTSGRPIKGDSSAGGKQQNFVRQTTKYWVHPDNITELKLIILKHLPVLVFNTNKEFEKEDSSITSIYYDNEDLDLYYGRLRKDEGAEAHRLRWYGGMQSDTIFFERKTHREDWTGEKSVKARFAVKERYVNNFIAGKYTVEEAFRKMRKEGKKSIQEIENLEALATEIQYTMIKKKLRPMVRTFYNRTAFQLPGDARVRISLDTELSMIREDDFDGFNRTKGNWRRMDIGVDWPFKQLDDKDICRFPYAVLEVKLQTQLGQEPPEWVRELVGSHLVEPVPKFSKFIHGISTLFNDKVDMIPFWLPQMDVDIRKKPLPTNIIDITRPTREEEGDDEDDEDAALVEAMMDAPPGNNLDVEEGGGPSYGSINNNGTSTNLAVVRDSANASYYRRKIRESTNLLTKNYYKALYGLDHYLYGEQISKIPRGTIFDTQIQAPPGKTICVPVRVEPKVYFATERTFLSWASISIILGGVSTASLTYGTLTTMIASIGFFLTALCILVHSTIVYGRRVVNIRTKKAVDYEDKIGPPMVSGFLILSILFTFFCNYL; encoded by the coding sequence ATGAAGTTTGGGGACCATTTAAGAAAGTCGCTTATAAGACAATATAGCTTTTATTATATTGCATATGACGACCTTAAGAATGAATTAGAGGAGGgtttaaagaaaaacaatGATGAATGGTCACAGGATTTGGAAACATCCTTCTTAGGCTTATTGGAAGTGGAACTGGATAAGGTTTACAGTTTTTGTAAAGTGAAACGAGGGGAACTTGTTAGACGTGTTAGAGATGTTGCCAAAGAAGTGCACAATACTGTGAATCTATTGGATTCGAATACTCCGCCAACACAAATCGATTTCGAGattttggaagaagaattgagtGAAATTATCGCTGATGTTCATGATTTAGCCAAATTTGCAAGGTTGAATTATACTGGCttcgaaaaaattataaagaaACATGATAAGAAGacaaatttcatcttgaaaccaatttttcaagttaGATTAGATGCAAAGCCATtctttaaagaaaattacgATGAATTGGTCGTTAAGATCTCACAGTTATATGATATAGTAAGAACGAGTGGTCGTCCTATAAAAGGTGATTCATCTGCGGGTGGtaaacaacaaaattttgttagACAAACCACCAAATATTGGGTACATCCTGACAATATCACTGAGTTAAAGCTGATCATTCTGAAACATTTACCAGTTCTTGTATTCAATACaaataaagaatttgaaaaggaagattCTTCAATTACATCGATTTACtatgataatgaagatttagATCTATATTATGGACGTCTTAGGAAAGATGAAGGTGCAGAAGCACATAGATTAAGGTGGTATGGTGGTATGCAATCTGATAccatcttttttgaaaggaAAACACACAGAGAGGATTGGACTGGCGAAAAATCTGTTAAGGCAAGGTTCGCCGTAAAGGAAAGATatgtaaataattttattgcTGGTAAATATACTGTGGAAGAGGCATTTAGGAAAATGCGTAAAGAAGGCAAGAAATCGatacaagaaattgagaaCTTGGAAGCACTGGCCACTGAAATCCAATACACGATGATTAAGAAGAAGCTAAGACCTATGGTTAGAACATTTTACAATAGAACAGCGTTCCAATTACCCGGTGATGCAAGAGTTCGTATATCTTTAGATACTGAATTGTCAATGATAAGGGAGGATGATTTCGATGGGTTTAATAGGACGAAGGGGAACTGGAGGAGGATGGATATTGGCGTTGATTGGCCATTTAAACAACTTGATGATAAAGATATTTGTAGGTTTCCTTATGCTGTTTTAGAAGTGAAATTACAAACACAGTTGGGCCAAGAGCCTCCTGAATGGGTACGAGAGTTAGTTGGGTCCCACTTAGTTGAGCCAGTTCCAAAATTCTCTAAGTTTATTCATGGTATATCAACGCTATTCAATGATAAAGTGGATATGATTCCATTTTGGTTACCTCAGATGGATGTTGATATTAGAAAGAAACCGCTACCCACCAacattattgatattacaAGGCCaacaagagaagaagaaggagatgatgaggatgacGAAGACGCAGCATTAGTTGAAGCAATGATGGACGCACCGCCAGGGAATAATCTTGATGTAGAAGAAGGTGGGGGACCAAGCTACGGTTCgataaataataatggtacATCTACCAATCTTGCTGTCGTCAGGGACAGTGCCAATGCATCATATTATCGTCGTAAGATTAGAGAGTCAACCAACTTACTGACGAAAAATTACTATAAAGCACTGTATGGATTGGATCATTACTTATATGGTGAACAAATTTCCAAGATTCCAAGAGGTACAATATTTGACACGCAGATTCAAGCACCTCCTGGTAAAACCATCTGTGTCCCTGTACGTGTAGAACCGAAAGTGTATTTTGCCACGGAGAGGACATTTTTATCGTGGGCTTCCATATCCATTATACTCGGAGGTGTTTCCACTGCATCCTTAACGTACGGTACTCTTACAACAATGATTGCATCGATCGGTTTCTTCCTGACTGCGCTGTGCATACTAGTCCACAGTACTATTGTTTATGGGAGAAGGGTTGTCAATATCCGGACTAAGAAAGCTGTTGATTACGAAGACAAGATTGGTCCTCCAATGGTAAGTGGTTTCTTAATACTGTCAATTCtatttacatttttctGTAACTATTTGTAG
- the RPC17 gene encoding DNA-directed RNA polymerase III subunit RPC17 (similar to Saccharomyces cerevisiae RPC17 (YJL011C); ancestral locus Anc_5.160), with protein MKIIETRDSFLSDYEVLQFLSGLERKHLWDEETLKLHQKDRKKRAQTKRPYNHPALQAITRDAISFLKMNKNYVPQEDEVEEERTEHEKSPLCRLNDKTFSEFVLKLNKFDLFKAEKLQIVNQLPANMVHLYSIVEECDSRFSEEQIDEILEIVKEYSQI; from the coding sequence ATGAAGATTATAGAGACTAGAGATTCTTTCCTTAGTGACTATGAGGTGTTGCAATTTCTTTCCGGTCTGGAAAGAAAGCATCTTTGGGATGAAGAAACTTTAAAATTACATCAAAAGgatagaaagaaaagagcaCAGACCAAGAGACCATACAACCATCCAGCATTACAAGCGATCACCAGAGATGCAATCTCATTTCTCAAGATGAACAAAAATTATGTGCCacaagaagatgaagttgaagaagaaaggaCAGAACATGAAAAGTCTCCACTTTGTAGGTTAAACGATAAGACATTCAGTGAATTTGTCCTAAAACTGAACAAATTCGATCTTTTCAAGgcagaaaaattacaaatagTGAATCAACTTCCTGCCAATATGGTCCATTTGTATTCCATAGTGGAAGAATGTGATTCTAGATTTAGCGAAGAACAAATAGatgaaattcttgaaatagTCAAAGAATACTCACAGATATGA
- the KAFR0E01900 gene encoding uncharacterized protein (similar to Saccharomyces cerevisiae YJR012C; ancestral locus Anc_5.148) translates to MSEDLSYEELVDHIVNDKPVPNVVNIPNVVHSEAMRTESTLTPRLKPWEIAQHETNEQEKESKQQQ, encoded by the coding sequence ATGTCTGAAGATTTGAGTTACGAAGAGTTAGTCGACCATATCGTTAACGACAAACCAGTTCCCAACGTGGTGAATATTCCGAATGTCGTGCACAGTGAAGCTATGAGAACGGAGTCCACTTTGACACCAAGATTGAAGCCATGGGAAATTGCGCAGCATGAGACTAATGAACAAGAGAAGGAATCGAAGCAACAACAGTGA
- the RRM3 gene encoding DNA helicase (similar to Saccharomyces cerevisiae RRM3 (YHR031C); ancestral locus Anc_5.275), translating into MFRSSNGDSDKTKKQRGLKQKTLSSYFFQVKPKSQSFDSKSQSTKANLATKSKSFKETRTIRTKKLDTSSFTSNKPYSLFQSQGSFDECDTDAEVKKLMDVPHINNFKQVTTISRSPSFHRSPEKSQRSVLEDLADDMNNLREVTNIKVGHRRLAFTSTQIDTTDLVDTKPTKRIGSFQDLKIHTSKRIKPIQRTTSNLKSNKVTIQLKLTKEQETVVDLIVNKRLNVFYTGSAGTGKSVILQNIIEKLRSMYGKEAVAITASTGLAAATIGGVTLHKWSYAGIGNRPPDVTVKKIQRLKEALAVWKNTKVLIIDEISMIDGKFLNMLEYIARAVRKNDKPFGGIQLVLTGDFFQLPPVQKKDDVKASIFCFESEMWKRCIHKTILLTKVFRQHDSELIDILNSIRFGELQPHMISTVKNLQREVDYSDGIYPTELYATRREVELSNSRQLGLLPGDLHQFESVDLARKDQIQLLDSSVMAERVVTLKENAQVMMLKNKPEVDLFNGSLGKVLFFTTERLHRKMLELFKVIDDNVIADMRLVSQVIANPLRRQSKEFIQDFNARTLSRAEILEELVNVAILESPVETAWPYVRWSTGKNRYYHELVLPDRFPVDIPGDKTGIERTQVPIMLCWALSIHKAQGQTIQRLKVDLKNIFEAGQVYVALSRAVSKDQLQVLNFNPKKITTNEKVKDFYKQLETVKA; encoded by the coding sequence ATGTTCAGGTCTAGTAATGGTGATTCTGATAAGACTAAGAAACAACGTGGACTGAAACAAAAGACGCTCTCAtcatatttctttcaagtgAAACCAAAATCTCAGAGTTTTGATTCTAAATCTCAAAGTACTAAAGCCAATCTCGCGACAAAATCAAAGAGCTTTAAAGAAACACGTACTATCCGTACTAAAAAGTTAGATACAAGTTCATTTACCTCAAATAAACCTTATTCACTCTTTCAATCGCAAGGTTCATTCGATGAATGCGATACAGATGCagaagtaaaaaaattaatggaCGTTCCTCATATTAATAACTTCAAACAGGTTACTACCATCTCAAGGTCACCTAGCTTTCATAGATCACCAGAAAAGTCTCAACGGAGTGTTCTGGAAGATTTAGCCGACGACATGAATAATTTGCGTGAAGTTACTAATATTAAAGTAGGTCACAGGAGATTAGCATTTACAAGCACACAGATAGATACTACAGATTTGGTCGACACGAAACCTACTAAGCGAATAGGCTCATTCcaagatttgaagatacACACATCAAAAAGGATTAAGCCAATTCAAAGAACTACTTCGAACTTAAAGTCAAATAAAGTTACAATACAATTAAAACTAACtaaagaacaagaaactGTCGTTGATTTGATTGTAAATAAACGTCTCAATGTTTTTTATACAGGTTCTGCAGGTACTGGTAAATCTGtcattttacaaaatataattgaaaaacttcGTTCAATGTATGGGAAAGAAGCTGTGGCGATAACTGCTTCAACAGGTCTTGCAGCTGCTACTATAGGTGGTGTTACTTTACACAAGTGGTCGTATGCAGGTATCGGCAATAGACCTCCAGATGTCACGGTGAAGAAGATACAAAGATTAAAAGAAGCTCTAGCAGTTTGGAAAAACACAAAAGTTCtcattattgatgaaatctCTATGATTGATGGTAAATTCCTTAACATGTTAGAATATATAGCTAGAGCAGTAAGGAAAAACGATAAGCCCTTCGGTGGGATTCAACTGGTATTAACAGgtgatttttttcaactacCACCCGTTCAAAAGAAAGACGACGTGAAAGCTAGtatattttgttttgagAGTGAAATGTGGAAACGTTGCATCCATAAGACAATCTTATTGACAAAAGTCTTTAGACAGCATGATAGCGAGCTGATTGACATATTGAATTCTATTAGATTTGGGGAACTTCAACCACATATGATTTCAACAGtcaaaaatcttcaaagagAGGTAGACTATTCTGATGGAATATACCCAACCGAATTATATGCTACTAGGAGGGAAGttgaattatcaaattcaaggCAATTAGGTTTACTTCCTGGGGATTTACACCAATTTGAGAGTGTAGACTTAGCTAGAAAAGACCAGATACAATTATTAGATTCCTCAGTTATGGCGGAACGTGTAGTAACGTTAAAGGAAAATGCTCAGGTTatgatgttgaaaaataaaccCGAAGTTGATCTGTTTAATGGTTCATTGGGTAAAGTTCTCTTTTTCACGACAGAAAGACTGCATAGAAAAATGCTTGAATTGTTTAAAGTAATTGACGATAATGTTATTGCTGACATGCGGTTAGTTAGTCAAGTAATAGCAAATCCTTTAAGAAGACAGTCGAAGGAGTTTATCCAGGACTTTAACGCAAGAACACTTAGTAGGGCAGAGATCTTGGAAGAATTAGTCAACGTTGCCATATTGGAATCACCCGTTGAAACTGCATGGCCGTACGTTAGATGGTCCACAGGCAAAAATAGGTATTATCATGAGTTAGTGCTTCCGGACAGGTTCCCCGTTGATATACCCGGCGATAAAACAGGCATCGAAAGAACGCAGGTGCCGATTATGTTATGTTGGGCGTTGTCCATCCACAAGGCACAGGGGCAAACGATTCAACGATTGAAAGTAGACctgaaaaatatctttGAGGCTGGACAAGTCTATGTCGCTCTATCAAGAGCCGTATCTAAAGATCAACTGCAAGTTCTGAACTTTAATCCTAAAAAGATCACTACAAATGAAAAGGTCAAAGATTTTTATAAACAACTGGAGACCGTGAAAGCCTAA
- the KAFR0E01870 gene encoding type I glyceraldehyde-3-phosphate dehydrogenase (similar to Saccharomyces cerevisiae TDH3 (YGR192C) and TDH2 (YJR009C); ancestral locus Anc_5.155), translating into MVRVAINGFGRIGRLVLRVALSRKNIEVVAVNDPFISVDYAAYMFAYDSTHGRYPGQVSHDDKHIIVDGHKIAIFQERDPANLPWAAEKIDIAIDSTGVFKELDTAQKHIDAGAKKCVITAPSGTAPMFVMGVNEDKYAGQNIVSNASCTTNCLAPLAKVINDAFGIEEGLMTTVHSLTATQKTVDGPSQKDWRGGRTASGNIIPSSTGAAKAVGKVLPELQGKLTGMAFRVPTVDVSVVDLTVKLAKETTYEEIKKVVREASEGKLKGVLGYTEDAVVSSDFLGDSHSSIFDAEAGIQLSPKFVKLVSWYDNEYGYSTRVVDLVEHVARA; encoded by the coding sequence ATGGTCAGAGTTGCTATTAACGGTTTCGGTAGAATCGGTAGATTAGTCTTAAGAGTCGCTTTATCTAGAAAGAACATTGAAGTTGTCGCTGTCAATGATCCATTCATTTCTGTCGACTACGCTGCTTACATGTTCGCTTACGACTCCACTCACGGTAGATACCCAGGTCAAGTCTCTCACGATGACAAGCACATCATCGTCGATGGTCACAAGATTGCTATCTTCCAAGAAAGAGACCCAGCTAACTTACCATGGGCCGCTGAAAAGATTGACATCGCCATTGACTCCACTGGTGTTTTCAAGGAATTAGACACTGCTCAAAAGCACATTGACGCTGGTGCCAAGAAGTGTGTTATCACTGCTCCATCCGGTACCGCCCCAATGTTCGTCATGGGTGTTAACGAAGACAAATACGCTGGTCAAAACATTGTTTCCAACGCTTCTTGTACCACTAACTGTTTAGCTCCATTAGCTAAGGTTATCAACGATGCTTTCGGTATCGAAGAAGGTTTAATGACCACTGTCCACTCTTTAACCGCTACCCAAAAGACTGTCGATGGTCCATCCCAAAAGGACTGGAGAGGTGGTAGAACTGCTTCCGGTAACATCATCCCATCTTCCACTGGTGCTGCCAAGGCTGTCGGTAAGGTCTTACCAGAATTACAAGGTAAGTTAACCGGTATGGCTTTCAGAGTTCCAACCGTCGATGTCTCCGTTGTTGACTTAACTGTTAAGTTAGCTAAGGAAACCACTTACGAAGAAATCAAGAAGGTCGTTAGAGAAGCTTCCGAAGGTAAGTTAAAGGGTGTCTTAGGTTACACTGAAGATGCTGTTGTCTCTTCTGACTTCTTAGGTGACTCTCACTCTTCTATCTTCGACGCTGAAGCCGGTATCCAATTATCTCCAAAGTTCGTCAAGTTAGTCTCCTGGTACGACAACGAATACGGTTACTCCACCAGAGTCGTCGATTTAGTTGAACACGTCGCTAGAGCTTAA
- the CAL4 gene encoding Cal4p (similar to Saccharomyces cerevisiae YJR011C; ancestral locus Anc_5.150), which yields MNEALDESHMEVLKQIIPFILNVSHYMTDLSYLLYYINVNFANELIEIQQKIIGKILELRITFKRILELDFSMESIKFFKDLITVDLNVINDILTINDEMKRYLTDAKLDLQLDNCLIGFINLTNFIKKIPASSNEKVTMVFSDIIKNELLESWKFELNLLNCKIFKMICSNERIINLYKESNPEDDKINDFSKGDNFIKLINWLKDNQVFNQ from the coding sequence ATGAACGAAGCGCTAGATGAGAGTCACATGGAAGTGTTGAAGCAGATTATACCGTTTATACTGAACGTGTCACATTATATGACTGATTTATCGTATCTTTTGTACTATATTAACGTTAATTTTGCGAATGaattaattgaaattcaacaaaAGATAATTGGCAAGATATTAGAACTGAGAATAACCTTCAAGAGGATACTGGAACTTGACTTCAGTATGGAATCCataaagtttttcaaagatttgattACCGTCGATTTAAATGTTATTAATGATATATTAACGATTAATGATGAGATGAAACGATATCTAACCGATGCAAAATTGGACTTACAACTAGATAACTGTTTAATTGGGTTTATAAACTTGACTAATTTCATTAAGAAGATCCCTGCATCTTCCAACGAGAAAGTTACTATGGTATTCAGTGATATAATCAAGAATGAATTGTTGGAATCATGGAAgtttgaattgaatttacttaattgtaaaattttcaagatgaTTTGTTCCAATGAACGTATAATAAACTTGTATAAAGAATCAAATCCCGAAGATGATAAGATTAATGACTTCTCTAAAGGTGACAACTTCATAAAGCTTATAAATTGGCTGAAAGATAATCAAGTATTTAATCAATAG